The Nitratidesulfovibrio sp. DNA segment GACACTCACGTCACCGCCGTGGCCGAAATGGCCCGCGCGCTGGGCGCCGACCTGCACAACCTGATGCCCCTGCACCCCAACCCCGGCACCCCGTTTGCCGACGTGGCGGAACCCGCGCCCGCGCTCATGGAAACCCTGCGTCTGGCCGGGGCGGCCCTGCTGCCCCAAATGACCCACTGTCGCCGCTGCCGGGCCGACGCCGTGGGCCTGCTGTGCGAGGACCGATCCGGCGAACTGGCCCCGGTGCTGGCCGCTTGCGGCGGCCTGACCCCGGCAGGGCCGGGCAGGGTGGGCGAGCCCGTGCGGAAGAAGCGCTGCGGCGGCGGTGACGGCAGCGGTGGGGGATGCGGCGGAGGCGGCGGGTGCGGTGGGGGCGGCATGCTGCGGCGCACCACCGGCGCGGCACACCCGGAACCGCAGCGCGCAACCGCCCTGGATGGGGACTCACGGCCCTACGTGGCCGTGGCCTCGCGCGGTGGGCTGCGGGTAAACCTGCACCTTGGCAAGGCCCAGACCCTGCACATCTGGGAGCCACTGGAAGGCGGCGGCTTCCGGCTGGTGGAAGAACGCATCCTGCCCGCGCCGGACAGTCCGGGCCGCTGGGAACAACTGGCGTGCGGCCTGCACGACTGCCGCGCCCTGCTGGTGGAGGCCCTGGGCGATGTGCCGCGCGCGGCGCTGACCTCGCACGGGGTCAATATCGTGGCCTGCTCCGGCATGGTCCTCGACATGCTGCGCGCTGTGTACGGGACGGGCGCCGCCGGGGTCCGCGTCGGCCCTTCGCACGCTGGCGACCGCCAGGGTGCGGATTGCACCCTGGCGGACGGCAAGGGGACGGGATCCCCATGCCTTGTGGAACACCGGGGGGACCGTCCCGGCGAAGGTCTCTGCGAATATCCGTAGGCGGCCGATACGCGCCGATCACGCGAAGATTGGCATGATCCGACCGGGCGTCCCGTTTGTGGGGCGCCCTTTTCTTTTTCACGGGCAGGCAATGCTTGTACCGTTGCGAGCATGTCCGGTCCGCGTGGACTGCATGCCGCCGGACCTGTCGAAGGCCACGTCATGACGGGACAATGTTTCATGTTGTCAGGTCTAAGTGCCATTTGTGAATGCGAGCAATCGCTTGCTTGTGGCTATATTGCTGTAGACGAATGTGAAAAAAATAATACTTGAGAGTAAAAGTGTATTTTCTGTATGGTAAGCACAATGACAAAAAGATGTGCACGCTTCAACAAATAGGCGATATGCGTTCATCGGTAGCTCATTGTCGCCAGATAACGTCAGATAACGTCAGGGGGCAATCGTCATGAAACTTTCCGTCAAGCTTTCAAGCGCGTTTGGCATCGTCATCCTGCTGGTTGTCGTGATGGGGGGATACGGCAACATCATGTTCGGTCAGGTGCTGCGTGACATGGTGGACATCACGAGCAACTGGATGCCCAGCGTCAAGGAACTGGGGAATATTCGCGCATTGTTCAACGAAATCAGGCGGGCAGAGCTGCTGCACATCGCCACCGATGATGCGGGCCAGATGGCCGAGGTAGAAAAGCTGCTTAACAAATCCAGGACTGACTTCTACGAAAGTCTCGCCCGCTACGAGAAGCTGATTTCTTCTCCGGAAGAAAAGGCGCTGTACGCGAAGTTCACGCCCACGGTGGGTGAATACCGCGATCTGCTCGCCCGCAGTTTGGCCCTGTCGCGAGAACAGAAGAAAGGTGATGCCAGGGAGATAACGGTGGTCAAGAGCCGCCCCGTGTTCAACGAGGCCATGGCCTCGCTGATGGCGCTGGTTGCATACAACGACCAAGGCTCCCAGGTGTCGGGGAACAGCGCGGAACGCGAGGCGGGGCACGCCCGCTCGGTGAACCTTGCATTGATGGCAATTTCCCTGCTGCTTGGAATCGGGTGCGCCGCGTACATCATTCGTTCCACACTGTCGCAACTCGGTGAGGACCCGGGCTATCTGTATGCCCTGTCCAACGAGATAGCCGCCGGAAATCTCGGGGTCACCTTTCGGCCGAGCAAGTACACCGGGGTGTACGTGGCCATGCAGCATATGGTCGATACCTTGAAGGCCAAGATCGCCGAGGCCGAAGACAAGAGCGCCATGGCCGCGCGCAAGGAACAGGAGGCCCTGGTGGCCATGCATGAGGCAGACGAGGCTCGCAAGCAGGCAGAGCGCGCCAAGGCCGAAGGCATGATGCAGGCCGCACGCCAGCTTGAAGGGGTGGTGGAAATCATTTCATCGGCGTCGGAGGAGCTTTCCGCGCAGATCGAGCAGTCCAGCCGCGGGGCTGAACAGCAAGCCCAGCGCGTGGGTGAGACGGCTACCGCCATGGAGGAAATGAACGCCACGGTGCTTGAAGTGGCCCGCAACGCCACCCAAGCCGCCGAAACGTCGGAGAAGGCGCGCCAGGAAGCCCAGGATGGTGCCGGGGTGGTGAACAGCGTGGTCAAGGGCATTGGCGAGGTGCGTCAGCAATCGATGGCACTGAAGGACGACATGGCGGCGTTGGGCCGACAGGCGGAAGGCATCGGCCAGGTGATGGGCGTGATTTCCGACATCGCCGACCAGACCAACCTGCTGGCGCTGAACGCCGCCATTGAAGCGGCACGCGCTGGCGAGGCCGGACGGGGATTTGCCGTGGTGGCCGACGAGGTGCGCAAACTGGCGGAAA contains these protein-coding regions:
- a CDS encoding methyl-accepting chemotaxis protein; its protein translation is MKLSVKLSSAFGIVILLVVVMGGYGNIMFGQVLRDMVDITSNWMPSVKELGNIRALFNEIRRAELLHIATDDAGQMAEVEKLLNKSRTDFYESLARYEKLISSPEEKALYAKFTPTVGEYRDLLARSLALSREQKKGDAREITVVKSRPVFNEAMASLMALVAYNDQGSQVSGNSAEREAGHARSVNLALMAISLLLGIGCAAYIIRSTLSQLGEDPGYLYALSNEIAAGNLGVTFRPSKYTGVYVAMQHMVDTLKAKIAEAEDKSAMAARKEQEALVAMHEADEARKQAERAKAEGMMQAARQLEGVVEIISSASEELSAQIEQSSRGAEQQAQRVGETATAMEEMNATVLEVARNATQAAETSEKARQEAQDGAGVVNSVVKGIGEVRQQSMALKDDMAALGRQAEGIGQVMGVISDIADQTNLLALNAAIEAARAGEAGRGFAVVADEVRKLAEKTMTATKEVGEAINGIQGGTRKNMDNVDRSARTIEEATTLAERSGAALHRIVQLVQQASDQVRSIATASEQQSAASEEISRSVEHVATISSETSQAMGQASQAMSELARQSQVLQTLIADMKSDGN
- a CDS encoding radical SAM protein, with the protein product MNAAEPAATARDASKHPCFNKAASGTCGRVHLPVAPGCNIQCNYCDRQYDCANESRPGVTSAVLKPRQALEYMHRVLEAEPRITVAGIAGPGDPMANPEATLETMRLLREAYPHLLFCLSSNGLAMPAHLDDLAAFGVTHATVTCNAADPAIGASIYAWVRDGRTTLRGQDAAELLLHRQKQAIAGLKARGIAVKVNTIVIPGVNDTHVTAVAEMARALGADLHNLMPLHPNPGTPFADVAEPAPALMETLRLAGAALLPQMTHCRRCRADAVGLLCEDRSGELAPVLAACGGLTPAGPGRVGEPVRKKRCGGGDGSGGGCGGGGGCGGGGMLRRTTGAAHPEPQRATALDGDSRPYVAVASRGGLRVNLHLGKAQTLHIWEPLEGGGFRLVEERILPAPDSPGRWEQLACGLHDCRALLVEALGDVPRAALTSHGVNIVACSGMVLDMLRAVYGTGAAGVRVGPSHAGDRQGADCTLADGKGTGSPCLVEHRGDRPGEGLCEYP